The window ACTAGCGATAAGTTAAATAGCAATCGCTATTGAACTCGACTGACTGCTAAATTAGGATTGGAgtgtttgataaaaataaaaaaataaaaaacctaatgaaaagtacttgaaaactttgagttttaatgataaggacaaaataaagggtaaagggtatagtactaggattgactttttagtgtaaaaatatgatttttcgttaaagtaaacagtactgtgaacttttcgttaaaactacccaaaaaaaaaaaaagcattggaGTGATGGCTGgctaaaatagaaaaaaaaaaaaaaaagaagctaaaTCTAAGAGTGACGTTCTTAAGAGGAAATGGTTAGCATTGTCGATTGAATCAAGTGAGATGGTCTCGTTATAAATCTAGGACCATAGGTATTGGGTATTAAAACAACAGCATTATAGCAATTGTAGTAATAGTTCCTACACTTTATctagtttaatttttgttttcaaattctcgtATTAATTTCTTTAGTTCTTAAACTTAACACGTATTGTATCATTGGTCCTTTTCATTAATGTcgtctatttttcttttaaatttaggGGTATATTAGTAACTTGAACCCATatcattaaaaatgaattttaaaatgaaaaatgaaaaagtcaaaaaagaacccaaagaattataacttttttttttttttttttttgtgtaagaAAAATGAATACATAGGAATTTTTTTCGCAGTTCAATATGTGATTTCTTAGTTGGTCCAATCACAGTTCGATCTCCTGCTAACTTTGAAATTACATAGCCTAATATTTACAACTTGCTAAAGTCTGATCATTTTCCCTTTGTATTTTTAtagttcaaatttcattttgttttaagttttagatattaatttataaattttcatttgttttgtatcttcttcttccttttttttttttttttttttttttttttttttgaaattttaagttAAAGTTCCTAATATACACCTAGACtgaacggaaaaaaaaaaagacagtgTTAGTGAAAATGACCAATGGTGCAACACATTATTAAATTCGATGACTAAAGAAACTAATATGAGAGTTCAGAAACTAAATTTAGACTAGAAATAAAATTCaggaaccattgctacaattaagCATAACACAGTTTCCGCACGCTATGTTGTGTTTATATTATTacgagtaatgctaggaagactaaatttataaactaaatttgcaaactaaataatatgtcacTAATAGGAAATGAGCACATTTACCAacgtttaaataataatctaatcatcaacttccatgtcatttagtttacaaaatttaatctacaaatttaatttctctagcattactcaatATAATACAAACACAACATAGCATGCGGAAACTGTGCAGCTATATAACTATCCGATTCCAAGGCCAAGGAGACCAAATCAAATACGCCTACGTCTTGGGGCTGCAGAGAGAAGGTCTCTGAGTGAAAAGTTatagtttttggttgtgcagcTATATAAGTATCCAGATTCCAAGGCCAAGGAGACCAAATCAATAAGCATACGTCTTGGCCAAAAGACCAGAGGCTGCAGAGAGAACAAGTCTCTGAGTGAAAAGTTATAGTTTTTGGTTGTGATCAAGCACCAAAAAAATAATGGGGAGAAGCCCTTGTTGTGCAAAGGAGGGCTTGAACAGAGGCGCTTGGACTGCTCATGAAGACAAAGTTCTCACTCAATACATCAAGCTCCATGGTGAAGGCAGATGGAGAAACCTTCCCAAAAAAGCAGGTAACTATTAAACCAAAATGCTAATCAGAATCATTAGTAGCTTACACATTTTTTCTAGTTACATTGGAGGGTTTCGAATCCTGAATCTAGCTTACTCCTGCGTACCTACCCTCACCGCTGGGCTAACCGCTAGTTCATTCCTGGGTTTATGTGGGTTTTCTAATTAATTAGTGCGTAATTATATAAGCAGGTTTGAAAAGATGTGGGAAGAGCTGCAGGCTTAGGTGGTTGAATTATCTGAGGCCAGACATTAAGAGAGGCAACATATCTCCAGATGAAGACGAGCTTATCATTAGGCTTCACAAGCTTCTGGGGAACAGGTACTtctctctgatttttttttttctattttttatttatttatttatgcaaggttttttattttgattgattttttatgttttattttcagATGGTCTCTAATAGCTGGTAGGCTTCCAGGGCGAACAGACAATGAAATAAAGAACTACTGGAACACAAATTTAGGTAAAAAAGTTCAtgaccaacaacaacaaagatcTGCTTCAAATCTCAAGCACCACAAAAATGGTGAACCAAATTCCAAGAACGCAAAAAGTACGGACATGGCATCACCATCATCCCTTGTTTACCGTACCAAAGCTGCCAAGTGTACCCAAGTTTTCATCAACCCACAGCCACACAAAGTCCTACTTGCTCATGATCATCAACACTGCACTGAAGAAACAAACACAGTACTAATGTTTGATGACAAGCCAGCTGCTATGGATGATGACCACATTAATAGGGCACTGTCGTTTTCTTCATTCTCTAATATCAATGCTGATCAAGAAAATTCAACCTCGGATTTTTTGGTGGATTTTGACATAGCCAGTCTTCTGAATTCGGATTTCCCTGAAATTAATCACGATTACTTGAATCATAATAATAGTGACAATATTACGTCACATTTTGTAGATGAAACCGCTCAATTTTTTTCAGAGGAAATGCTGCAACATTGGAATAATGGTGGTAgcgatgatggtgatgatcaAGTTCAAGTTCAGCCAAATTTGGCTCTCAATTTCCATTCCTTCACTTCTTTTCTGGGTTCTGATCATCAAGGGGAAGAATGGCTTGGAGTTGGAGAGAGTAGTTGAATAATATTTCCTTATTATATCATTATATTTAACAGTGCCACTTGTGTATTTTTCTCGTGCTCCGTACTTGAGAAGAAAACCTTACCATTTAAGTTGTACTAAATAATTGTAGGAGGACCcttaattatataattaagaATCGAATAATATATTGATGGATCATCTTGTCTCCATTATGTCctacttttctttgttttatatgATCGGTGCAATTGCTTTTGAGATGTACTATTTTCCGATGGAATATTGCCCTTACGGTGTATTTCACATGTTGTCCTGCAGCGGAACAAGAACCTTTTGATTTGTAAGTTGAACTACATgccatgaaaaaaaagaaagaaatgctttttagataaaatagttttaagattgacataactcttcactctgatttttgagatttaaaatcagtaaaagtggtctttaaGATTGTCcactgtcaatcattttggtcattttgtaaaaaaatatccGTCAAATTGAAAAAACCACCGGTTCAAGCGAATGGGttgattttataaaaatatcctcaatttaaAAGATATTTTCCacggtggacaatctcatgagcatttttgctcaccaccatttagTATAGTGTATGCTCATCACCCTATCtatcaccgttagatgagtttgaattttgatatttgtgCTTATCTACTACATGAATCTCGAAATTTAATCTCATCTAACGGTGATAGATAGGGTAGTGAGCATACATCATACTAAAtagtgatgagcaaaaatgttTCCTAATAAtagaagaaaaaagggaaatcaGTAGAGTTTTCACGCATGCTGATAAGAATCATCGACGTAGACCACACAACAACTGATAGATTTTAGATACATGGTTAATACTTAATTCTGTGGAATAAGTTAAATTACATATATGATAGGTACTCAGGGAAAGGGATCTCCCCGGATcccttccatcaaattcattcaatcaCCTAAtccggacccttgaaatttgatcaaacggctcaagttattataacttttaaaggaacCCTTTGTttttagccattggatcaaatttcaaggggtCCGAATTGGTTGATTTGGTGGATTTAGTGGAAGGGATATTGAGATGATCCTTTTCCGGTATTCAGATACTACTAGCAACAGTGCTTGCGCGATGCTGCATGTcttaaaattgtataaaatatgCAGAAAGTTCTAAATACATACAATATGCAATACTATTTACATGTAGAAAACTATTTACAACCATATGAATTGGCGGTTCTATTGCCATTGTTCTAATATTTACATCTTTTCCGAATTGAACTCCTAACTGTCCTTCACcgtccaaatttttttgtatgtaattttatttacatacaaaaaataatatttgatgtgTATATACATACTATTTACACACAAAAATTTGGTAGATAGTCCCTATTGATATCCTCATGAAATATGCAGATAAACAACCTATTTTACCTAATCATAACCAAACCGTGTGGTTGCAGTTGACTTTAAGTCgtcaatgaaacaaaaatacCTGAAGTCGAAGATAAACGTGAACGTAGAAACCTTCAAGCCCTAAACAAAGTGGCC of the Pyrus communis chromosome 1, drPyrComm1.1, whole genome shotgun sequence genome contains:
- the LOC137717087 gene encoding transcription factor MYB1-like, with the translated sequence MGRSPCCAKEGLNRGAWTAHEDKVLTQYIKLHGEGRWRNLPKKAGLKRCGKSCRLRWLNYLRPDIKRGNISPDEDELIIRLHKLLGNRWSLIAGRLPGRTDNEIKNYWNTNLGKKVHDQQQQRSASNLKHHKNGEPNSKNAKSTDMASPSSLVYRTKAAKCTQVFINPQPHKVLLAHDHQHCTEETNTVLMFDDKPAAMDDDHINRALSFSSFSNINADQENSTSDFLVDFDIASLLNSDFPEINHDYLNHNNSDNITSHFVDETAQFFSEEMLQHWNNGGSDDGDDQVQVQPNLALNFHSFTSFLGSDHQGEEWLGVGESS